From the Cloeon dipterum chromosome 4, ieCloDipt1.1, whole genome shotgun sequence genome, the window CATCTAACCCAAATGAAAAGCACCACTGCTGCAATGTTtcgtaaaattataattacatcTCGCGGTCTTGGCTAATAAAGGGTTCTCACCAgacatatttttcactttataaaaaaacgagAAAGTTCAAATCATGTTTAACCCTTTTATGATCGGAAAATAACGTTTTTTATCAACCAGActtaaagcaaaacaaaatactgataaattggaaatatatGTGTTCAAAAAGCTTTACATAtatgaaacatatttttttcgattaaTACCAGCCAAACATGGCttgttttaaacaataatagcttaaatttatgatttcactttaaaatggAAGAACATTTCGAAACACTGAAATCcctatttcaacatttttcttctgttgaTATAATACGattagatatttaaaattggggGCTTCTTGAGAtaatcacaattatttttaatctattttgaaTTACCAGTCAGAATTAAATAggctttaaattgtttttagtctattttaagaaattatttttctaatcacTTTATAAAagcttaatttaaaactctaGTCTTTTAATATCTTTCTTTATTACCATAATACATATATGCCTTAGAattgagttttattaattcattttgtatAGGAATAAAACTGAactcaaaaggaaaaaattaacattttgtttcatgtcagatttgatttaaacGACCAAAGTACACAGAcgggtttttttattttgtacaacGAACATCATATCTTGGGAAAAATCTTGTGTTCATTTTAAACTGTGCAATTTTATGTAGCGACAGTTGCAATCGTCCACGAATATAATACAAAGATAGACACTATTGCACAGCTCTTCCAAAAGATCTTCGTTTCGATACAATCCAAACCTTACGGTCaactttttttgtaaaatattacttaATCTTAGGTATATATTTGTTCCGTTTAATTAGACCTTTTCCCGGCAAATAAATGCAGAGATACAAAGTGCGCGCCAGAGTTTTGGCTGAGATCAGAGTGAGAGGTTACGTctctacaaaattttgattttcaattgcgCCGCGATTGGCCCTTTGTTGAACAACATTTAGTTTCATTTCCGAAATCATAATTCGAAGATTGTTGTTTAGGATTTAGAAAAATCTCTTTTCACTAATGTTTGTGGTCGATAGAACTTTATTATATATTGttagaatttaaaactttggtttaaaatatgtcACTTCTTGTTGTCCGGATTGTGCTTGGCTTTGTTTCAATTGTAAGCTCGGAGCATTAATTTCGGGTTGATGTGTGAAAGTCACGAATTTCTTTTGCCGATCAGAAACGATGCGAGAAATGAAAGTTGCAAGCCTGGATGGATTGTTCCTGATATGACTTTGAAAGTTATTATAATGGAAATTCACTATTCGCGGGGAGCTGTAAAGCGGGCAGAACTGTCCTGTCCTGGGTGGTTTGTTACTTCAATGACATTTaacatgaaatattattttctatgaTGCGTGTGTTTGTTAAGTTATTAAACAACCTCTAAACAATATCCGCAATCGATGATCCCTATGTGCCTACATGCTGACGTGACATCCACCTCTtcctaataataattattttgtgtgtgtgtgtgtgtgtttttattggttttttgtTCCTAGTACAATATCACAATGACTTAGATCGAGCGtaaaaagagagaagaaaacGGATGTAACTCGTGTGTTTCTTCCGACTCCTAACATTAAAACTCTCAACTGCTTTTATAACTGCGGTGAAAACGCAAAAGTGAGCTCTTTGGTCATTTGACGAGGGAACGGCCAAAATGACACAAATATGGCTGGTATTAAATATTGACTGCAAAAATTACGAAACGGGGTGTGTTTGTGTGTCGCTTATTAAACACCAGAGACACACAGAATTCTCTATCAATCATGTATCGTACGTGCACCGACTTTGATGCGTTTAATTTGGCCATTGTGTAGTTCCAGTCGCAGCCCGCGTCCCGCACGTATCCCCAAAAAATCGAACAGTTATCACATTGAAAAACTAAATCGCACGTGTCCCTTTTGAGCTTGTCGACTCGTCACTATCCATCCGTTCTGAACGCGCGCGCTTTAATATTTCGCTCACTCCTCGTTGGGGGTCGGCAGCAAGTGGGTGGCACTGTTGGCCGAAATCGCGCTGCTCTTCAGTCCGTCGATGTCGCTCACGTTCGAGTCTCCGCCGCCCGAGGGGTCGATCGAAATCTGGTCCGTGCTTAGCCCCTCCACGCTCTCGGGAGCCTCGTCGCCGGCCCTGCCGCTCGGAGGCGCGCCCTTCCCTGTCAGGTAGTACGTCATCAGCTGTCCTTTGCCCTTTACCGACACCAGGCCTCGCTGCTCAAATTGATAGCCGAATTGCTTTAGGATTTCGCACGTCTCCTCCGTCACCTATcacacaagaaaaataaaaataatgaacccgctctctcgctctattTTAAGCAATATCGATCTTTAGatgcattgaaaattgaagtAGTGCAACCTTCGCGGAAAGtactaatatttttcatcagcaCCTCTTGCACTGATCAAGGTGCACATTGTTTGATATTGATCGACAGCTGCAAGAGTTATATtaagtattaaaaaagaatattgattacggaaaaaaattaaatctctatTAAGCTTGAAAAGGCTgctatattaatttctttttttatataactTTAATAATGCACATATTATCTAAATTTTACGTCTGACCTAACAATATAGTAAATTGAAACACCTCTaacacagtaaaaaattattattttttaattttagaagtaTGTAATGCAAcctaaaaaagtaaaaactaCCTGAATACATCCAGCTTTGCCTGTGCTCTCCATCCTCGAGGCAACATTGACGGAATTACCCCAAATATCGTAGTGCGGTTTCCTTGCTCCAATTACGCCAGCGGTTATGGGGCCGTGGTTGAttcctgaattattttaaaacgaatcAGTGACCAACTCGCACATTTAGTAGGCTATCTTGTTACCCATTTTGAGTACGAAGTGGTTGAAGCTTTGCTCGTTGATGGAGGTGAGAGCCTTTTTCAGTTCCAGCGCGAAATCCACCAAAAGCTCCAAATGGGCCCACAATGAGCCTTGGCTCGCCAAGGCTTGCTCCTCTGTCTTCAAATTTAGACCACTCGCTGCCATGTAGGTGGACCcgatagttttgattttgattattatctCCTTGAACTGTGGTCTCTCCagaatctaaaaaaaacaattaaaattgttttggtacgatttaaagcaaaaatattcaagtttaCCGCATCAAAGTCGGAAATAACTTCGTTGAGGAATCTGAGACACTCGAGGCCTTGATTATTGACCGACTCCTCTGTGTAAAAGTCGGAAAAGTTTGGCATCGATGCGAACAGCACTCCGATCTCGGCGTAGCTCTGGCTGTAAAGCTCGTCGTGACGTCTCGGAGCTCCGGGACGCAAAAAATGGGCAGCCACGTGAGGTGGCAGAATGTTGTAGACAAGGCTTTCGTTCCTCAGCCGCATATCTGCCGCTTTCTCCCGCTGCTCTTCCACCGTAAGGCGCCAGATGAAAAGCACGCGGCTCGTCTTTTCGTTCTGCAGGCGTCGGAAATTGAGATTGACACGCCAATTATTGTGCAGCGAACTTACAAACAAGTTGACGGTCAACAGCACGACGAGTGTCGTCCCCATCAAGTAGAGCAGTTCGATTTTGTCGCTTATCGGCCTGAAACGATCCATGTAGTGGCTTTCTgggcataaaatattaacgaTCAGCATACAATAGGTCATTTTCCGGATCAAACAGCATTTTCCGCTCGGCGCTGAGCAATGCTCCCAGGTTGGTGAGGGTGTAGAGCAAGCTTTGGATGATGAAAAGGATGAGCATGACCAGTATTTTGGCCCAGGTCGGGAGGAATGCACTCAGGGTGAtggcaaaataaacaagcacGACGAAGTAGGCGAGATAGGATGGGAAGTAGCAGTGGCAGTCGGAGGGCCACTGAGTCAGGTTGGTTCCCTCTTTAATCGCCATGGCGTCTGCCGTGACATTCAGGTTCACAGATCCGACGCTTTCGCAAACAAACTGTAATAATCGAGACGTAAATCAGAgttacaaatcatttttatcatgTTTTGCATATGAATCCATTTGAGTTTGGTCATAAATAGAAACCCCTGTTAATTTTCTCGttgtttataataatttttagcttacTAATGACCTCACGTACATCAGGctttaaattcaacatttttataagATAATTTAGAGTACATAATTATGtccattaataaaatattaaaaaataatgaagtaTTGCATGCTtacgtttttaaaaaactaaattttcaaacttggctaaaaaataaaattaaaagtaaaatttgatagatAGTTACACTCATGGATTCATTAATAGGGGAACATCTCTATTACATTCTtcgttgcaaaaatattttgcctaCAGCGAGTTTGTGCCATGAAATAGGGCTGCTGTTGACAGCCGAAACAAGTAggcataaattaaaaggacTTTTTGCTACAAGGAATGTCcgaaattttcttctttgaaagagaaaatttgtatgttaaacataaattattatattaaataaaactaaaaatgttatatttatttttaaataattgataccatttttattaaattgcattttgtttcTATACTTACATCAAGGAATAAAACAACACCAGAGAGAAGAATGGCACTCAGAATAGCTGAAAGAAATCGGCTCCTGTAGTCACTGTTGAAATGTGAGCTAATCTTCACCAGCGAGAGAGGAAacacctaaattaaaaataccgaTGGTCACCTTACACTGTTTAAAGGAAATTCTAGACAAGACTTACTGTAGGAAATGCCTCAACCATGTAAATCAATGACAAGACGAAGAGAACTTTGAGCATTATTAATGAGTAGATTATGCTTGATATTGTCCTGCGCAAAGTGAAAAGAACgctgcttttaaaaatcaccatTTTACGTAGGATGCTCGTTTACCAAGGGAGAATAATCAAATGGGTAGCTGTGATGACAAAACCGGCGACTGGAAAGGCCATGGTAGAAGCGCTGGGGAAAGACGCTTTGTGTGTTCGGTAAGCCTTTTCTTTGGCCTCGTCCCGGAACTGAAGCGTGCACGGTTGGATCTGTTTCTCCACTGCCCGGTCCCTCTCCCTGAAAAAAAGgccaaaaataaagtttcgCCCCGCTGAAACTGTATATTTCACCGGGAATTTACCTGTTCAGGAGATCCTGTCTCAACCTCCGCCTAAAATCGTGTGAATTTTCTCGCACCCGCTCACAATTGCTCACTCTGATGCCCTGTGAGCAATCAAAAATTGACGTTTGTTAATTAACAAAgcacaaaattgtttataccaccgcttttttcttttgttcattttatttttactattctatcaaattaaaaacgggGTGATTTTAACACTAACCAGAGATTCTCCATTTCCGGTCGATGCGTTTGTGTTCACATTGTTGTCGTCAACTTTGGTCTCCTCGTTGGCCGACCCGTTTCTCGTCTCCGCCTCTTCTTCGAAGGGCTTCAGTGCCTGCACGATGAAGAACGTTTTGAGGCCAGCCATTCGCAAAGCCTCCTCCCGCTTCTCGCCGTGTGCCGGCTCGACTTCAAAGTGGTCATCCAGGTACGAGAGCGTTTTTTCAGAAATGTGCACTCGCCTGTCCAAAAGTCAGATAAGCTTTTGCAATGCGGacgcaaaatgaaatgatttttccatccgtaagaaatttaaaaactgagcCAGTAAAAgatcgtatttttaattaaattaattctgctgAAAAACTGACCCTGCTTTTCCCGAGCTCTCCATTTTATTTGCCAGCTCCACGTCTTTGGAGTAAACGTCAAACTGCCACTGCCGCTGGCCGAGAACGCCTGCGAGGACTGCTCCGGTATGGATGCCCACCCGCATGTCCACTGGCGAATTCGTGGTGTGTTGTACATAtctaaaaagaaatttgatcGCTCATAAGCCTCCTCTCCTGATATgttggcaaaattaataaattcatccgTCTATAATCGCTGCAAAATGTGATGCACCAGCGGCCTCACAGATAAGCAAAACAATGAAATCAATGGCTCGGAAAATTGAAGTATGGAAACTGTGCACAGGAAATGGACCGAAACAACTCACTTGATCGCTTCCACCATGGACAGCCCCATGTGGACGCACAGGATTGCGTGATCAGGCCGTTCCTGAGGCGCGCCGCTGATACAGTAATAGCAATCacctaaaattttgatgcgCAGTTGATGGTATTTCtgcgaataaaaaacaatatcaacTGTAGGtgaaaaaatccctatttgttatttatttgcgtTATAAAGTATAAATGATAATGGGAAGATATCTCAGGCACTTTGCCTAAAACCCTTTCTGCGATTTCATACAGTATGtattatttagtaaaaaatagagCAGCAAGGGAATTTTCCTTCATAAATTCTGAGGttagaaaaaaacagaatttatctttctttgaaattagctcttcattaaaattaatggtaTTTTTTGAGCTAGTGATTTTTGTGAGGGAAGGTTAATTCACAGGGAGAGCGAAAACGGGTTTGGTAAGTTTTTGTCACTTGTATCCTCATATCGATTTTACTCGGAAATGAGTAAGCCGAATGTTTTCGACGATCGCTGATTCAGAATTATCTGCAGCTCATACTGtggctatgaattttgttttgaagtaaattactgctgatgaggAATTTAAGTTTTCCTCTTCGAATATTCACTATTAGCTATAAACGTccagaatgatttttttacacggAGTAGAGCCATTCTCatagtttttcttaaatttaaagataaaacctctgcgtttatttattgtcttaaaataaataaataaaattcttttggacactttattgttatttctgattaattaaaatgaattaaatatattcccTGCAGAAGCAGGCACAAAAAAGTTCGTCTTTATGATCCTTAAATAACTTACGTCTGCCAGTTTGTCAAAACGCGCGAAGAGCTCGTTTAGAATTTTGACGAGCTCGGAGGCCGAGTACGTCGACGAGATGGCAGTGAAGCCCACAATGTCAGCGTAGAGAATGCTACAACCAAGAGTTTAGATTTGCAACCCGCACGATTTGTAAGTGTCAGTGGAAACGATTTTACACTCACCTGACGTTTTCGTGGCGGGACATATAGATCTTTTTGAACTGCGAATCGGTGGCCGTGCCCATGTCTTGTCGCATCTGCACGGCGACATGCTCCGGCAGCACGGACAAGAGGAGCCGCTCCTATTAATAACAGAACGTATGGCTCGTTAAAATTCGACTTTTGTGCGACAAAAAGTTCATCATTAGCAGGTGTACCATAAAAGGACTTCCTAGGGTTGCCAAGAACCTAATCTTTACTTAAATCTTAATAATGaaccatgaaaatttaaatgaaacccTTTCTAAAgtggtttattaaaatttgatgttcatgcatttttaaaattaaaacatgagtgtaacaaataaattttagcagaAAAATCCTATTGGAGTATTGTATATGGCAACCCCAGCGAAATaagtgcgtgcgtgtgcaTGAAAACCGGAAAGTCGAT encodes:
- the LOC135942379 gene encoding adenylate cyclase type 3-like, which codes for MEPEMNRMDSVEEPPSHATRFIAKVVPGFLQRAFPDASLEHLYQSYRGKQKKLDIFSFYLAYLCFNFYVAGTAVTGDEDTWHKGLLWTAVAFSQVGLLLATCITTIFFLVQRTNMQFDFLEKVWMALPYFGWLLATGLLLISLLLARHTHVTPREHLGFTMIINFLIYTSLPLRLRYCLLLSLTMCTSYLTAASVLGREDHQLGQQVLVNCLLLVATSFIGLTSYFLSDKQQRRAFLETRQSLEVKLLIEEQSAEQERLLLSVLPEHVAVQMRQDMGTATDSQFKKIYMSRHENVSILYADIVGFTAISSTYSASELVKILNELFARFDKLADKYHQLRIKILGDCYYCISGAPQERPDHAILCVHMGLSMVEAIKYVQHTTNSPVDMRVGIHTGAVLAGVLGQRQWQFDVYSKDVELANKMESSGKAGRVHISEKTLSYLDDHFEVEPAHGEKREEALRMAGLKTFFIVQALKPFEEEAETRNGSANEETKVDDNNVNTNASTGNGESLGIRVSNCERVRENSHDFRRRLRQDLLNRERDRAVEKQIQPCTLQFRDEAKEKAYRTHKASFPSASTMAFPVAGFVITATHLIILPWTISSIIYSLIMLKVLFVLSLIYMVEAFPTVFPLSLVKISSHFNSDYRSRFLSAILSAILLSGVVLFLDFVCESVGSVNLNVTADAMAIKEGTNLTQWPSDCHCYFPSYLAYFVVLVYFAITLSAFLPTWAKILVMLILFIIQSLLYTLTNLGALLSAERKMLFDPENDLLPISDKIELLYLMGTTLVVLLTVNLFNEKTSRVLFIWRLTVEEQREKAADMRLRNESLVYNILPPHVAAHFLRPGAPRRHDELYSQSYAEIGVLFASMPNFSDFYTEESVNNQGLECLRFLNEVISDFDAILERPQFKEIIIKIKTIGSTYMAASGLNLKTEEQALASQGSLWAHLELLVDFALELKKALTSINEQSFNHFVLKMGINHGPITAGVIGARKPHYDIWGNSVNVASRMESTGKAGCIQVTEETCEILKQFGYQFEQRGLVSVKGKGQLMTYYLTGKGAPPSGRAGDEAPESVEGLSTDQISIDPSGGGDSNVSDIDGLKSSAISANSATHLLPTPNEE